CAGGAAGCTGAAGCACCACTCCCATTCTCTTTTTCAGAGAATTGAAAGGCTCAACCTTGATAAGGCTACTTTCCTTGCGAACAACTTGAAAATTTCCACCCAGTGACAGCCCAAATTCTAGTAAAGCTGTTTCTGTTGGTGTTCCAAGAATCTCAAGCTTACCATCTTGGTTAGTCACAACCTCTCCACCAGTGTTATTAAATATAGACTGCAGCAAAATTTTCACAACAGAATCTGgaatatcagagcaaatacTAATAGCTTCCTTAGAATTACTTACTTCCTTGATATTTCCACATACGCAAGCCTTTACAACAGTCATGTGGTTGGTCGTTAGCGTTCCTGTCTTATCACTACAAATGGTAGTGGCTGAACCCATAGTCTCACACGCTGCGAGGTGGCGAACAAGTGCTTTATCGTTCATCATTTTTTTCATGGCAAAAGCAAGGCTTAAAGTAACAGCGAGTGGAAGCCCTTCAGGAACTGCAACAACTACTATAGTAACTGCGATCGCGAAAAATTCCAACAACTCCAATGCATCATCTCCAGACCAGCTAAAGTATGAACCATCTCGGAATTTATGCCGGATTAGGCCCTCACTTAACACTGCAAATGTGACAACAGCAAAAAATAGACCAATTTTTCCGATAATAGTAGCAACTCCATTCAATTTCACTTGCAATGGAGTTTCGTCATCTCCACCTTCACTAAGTGTGGCCATTAGCTTACCCCATTGGGTTCTCATGCCAACAGTGGTAACTAACATTTTACAGGAACCATCTTGAACCTTAGTCCCAGATAGAAGGAAAGGATTTTCTGTACTAACAGCCACAGGTTCACTCTCTCCTGTCAAACTGgattcattaattaataaagagAAACCGGATATGAACAAACCATCAGTTGGGACCTGATCTCCTATAGCAAGGTGTACTACATCACCAGGAAGAAGATCATATATTGATATCTTCTGTCGAAATCCATCTCGAGTAACTTGTAtagatattttctttttctccttatCCAAATCCTTGAACTGCAAAGATTGGCGATAATCACTTGTTGCTGTGACAAAGACAACTAAAAGAATACTTGCAACAATGCCAAGGCCATCGTGAGCACCTTTTGGCCATCCTTCGGTAGCAATCCCTACGATTAAGGAAACCAAGGCACACACTGCAAGAATAATGAGGGTCATATCTTGAAGTGCTTCCCATACAAACACCCAAAAGCTCCTGGCTTGGCTTTCAGCGAACTTATTTATTCCGTATATCTGCTGCCTCACTGTTATTCTATCCTCCTGAGTAATAAGCCCATCATTTGTTGATGTGGATAGCTTGTCCGCTACACCAGCTACACCACCATGCGCTTTTAACTTCTTCAGATCATGGCCTTCGACGATTGAACTTAATTCCTCGGCACATATCTCGAAGCCCGCAGCCTTTACTTCAGCTGGTACAGTGTACTCGCTATGCAATGTAATGCCTAAAGAAATTCATGAATGTCTTATAAAATTCACATATTccaattttgaaaatatatataggtcGGAAAAGAGTGCAAGATTACCATGTATAAACTGAAGTGCAGCTTTTGAAACCAAAACAGCAACCCGCAACTTCTCCTGTAAAAAAAGAACATACGCATTTACATCTTCTACCGAAAGGAAGAAATTTAGTTCATATTCAATAAATCATGCTTCTTCCATTACAAGCTGTAACAAAACCTAGAAGATGAATCTCTTATAAACATTCAATAAAAAATTGGAAATAGGATGTATATACTTTTATGCCTAGAGTGGGATATAAGGTATTTGGAGCAggaataaagttaaaaaaatgatgaattcTCAATAAAGCCTTTGGATGTGGATGTtaggttaaaaatataaactgaACATACGTTTTTCCAAGAATATGGACATAATTATAACTAAGGTATATGTTAGGGTAATGTTTCAAATGATGCAGAGAGTAGGATGCATTCCATCCAAGCAAGGGTCTGTGATTGTGTAATGCGACTGCTTGATCGCTGTTAAATGTCACAGATAGGGCCCTATGTTACCGCATTAGACAGCTAAGAGGAGGGTAATGTGGAAACAACTAGATTTAATTGGAGGAGGATACTTCAAGAGAtgcaaagagaaaaaacagCATATTTTCATGGATATCTGACATATCCCTTTTGTACTATTATCTGTTAAagcattttcttttatgttcttTCTTTGATCTACAATCACAGCAAGTAAAAGAAAACTCCAGGTGAAGCCAAAGCAGTGAGATGGCAATCATTGATTGAGCAACAATACAAAAATGCACATCGGCATAAGCTACCCTTATTATATTTTCTCCAAAAAGTGTAAAAAATTACATTGAGATGCATATTCTCTGATTGGTGGCAAACATGTTAATGGCTaaccttttgaaaaaaaaggacaaaaggaAATGCCAGATGCCAAATTAGTAATATATGTCAAATTTGTTCTCGTCGCATTTTTATGTAGCTTGAGTGTCACTAATTCTCCATTGAATTCACTTCATCCTCCCATCATTTGATTCACATTGTTAACATTTGTTCCAAATTAGAAGGGGAGGAGATAACAGGGGAGAGATAaggaaaaagtgaaaataaaaagtgtttgtttttttttaattttttttcaatagaaTTTTGTATATCAAAAGGTGTAGGAGTGTAAAGTAAATGACTTGCAATCCTTTTATATCCAAAGTATTTACTtgacaacaaaaataaaaacttgaaaacaacctctctttttttttttttgctttcaaaattttttaaacaagttGTAATCAACCATTTGACCGGATGCATTATAAGTTACTCAACTATAACAACAAACAAAAAGTCTTTCTTTCAACATGTCAAATTATCTAGAATCAgtgtttaataaaaataaaaaatgagaaCAATACCGAATGCGAGGCCTAGGTCTCTTTAATACCAAAAGAATAAGTCACAAAAATTGACTATGAAAATCCCGAGAAAATATAACTTATAACAAGATCAGAATAGGATTCAGCTCCAACTTTCCAATTCCATAACACTTACAAAAGAAAATAGATTATAATtcacaaagagaaaaaaaaaaaggaaaacaaatatGGAATTTAGGGGCAGAATGGTTATTTcgaaggaaaaaacaaaatcaaCTTCAACCAATCAACAAACGGAGAAGGGATATACTTACAAAGCATGCTACTTTGGATggcatatacatataaatatatatatatatagtaggaaaCGGActcagaaatatatattatcgCCCTTACATGATGAATATGAATGGCCATTCAGTCtcattatataatacaaaaaattcaaCCCACGACTCCACATAAGGTCGATCTAGTAGAGAACGGCTCagaaatatacataaaaaatgataattaaaattttgtagggataaataCGCAATTTTTATCGGTCTCAAGGGATAAAATTAAATGGAGTAACCAAACTCAAACACGCCAAAATCCCAAGAACGCATTCAAAtgcaaaacaaaaatattaagaaCGAGAATCAAAAATCGAAACCTGGTTGGAGCGCTTCATCGCCCGGGCCTCGGAGCGCTTGGAGAGATTGGCGGTGAAGCGGAAGCGGCGCTTGGGGTTCTTGACGACGCCGCAGAGCTTCCGCCACCGCTGCAGCACCTCATCCGAGGAGTGCTTCGACTTCACCCCCCCGAAATTCTCATTGAGATAGCTCTCCATCGCGCTCTCCTCTCGCTTCCCCCCCCCNCCCCCCCTCCCCAATTCCCCACCTACCACCCCCgaaaccttcaaaaaaaaaacttcaaaaaaaccctaatttcgtACTCCCTCGCCCCTCCGCTCCGCTGCTCCTCGCAGCCGCTACTTGTAGCCGCGGCCACCGCGGCTCAGAAGCGCTTCTGGGCAGAAGCTTCCATGTGATTAGGGCGAAAGCGCAGTGGTAGGGGAGAAGAGGAAGGGTAGGGCAATGgcgttagagagagagaggggaaagagaaggggaaagagaaggggaaaatGAGGGTGCGGGGGATCCGAAAAATGGTGGGAAGGGTAAGGTTAGTGGCAGCGTCTCCGCGCGCGTGGGAGGAAACAGAGCGGAAATTGAGGGCTCGAAAAAACCGAGTCGTCGCAAGCGCTTGGAAGCTGAAACTCTCCTGAAAGTCCCTGTACTATTACTCTATTTTGCAGTTTTTGCAGTTTGGTATTGTTGTTCCCTTTTGagctttttttgcaattagccccccgaacaaaaaattattttaaaaatagtctcggcaaatttaaatttataaaaataatcctgACCCTGCCACGCAgatgccacgtcagcgccatgcAGGCTAAGCTAGACCAgatagttaagttaaacacggtgaaccattcactgtgtctaaacacggtgaatggttcaccgtgtcttggggaaaaaaaagaaagataagtttggaacacagtgaaccatttaccgtatTTGAAtacagtgaatggttcatcgtgttcaacttaaggCCCTAACCGTccacgtggcgctgatgtggcgtcTACGTGGCAAGGTCACAGccattttttgtaaatttaaatttattggggctatttttaaaataatttttttcagagggctaattgcaaaaaaagcccttccCTTTTCCAtggataaataataaattgcgCCGTTTagccctcaaactatgaggtcgGCAACACTTCGgtgcttaaattttaatttgtgattaattttatacatgctcttataaatatagtgaattacaatatatattcttataaaatttaactttcatatgttgtttcttTAATAGTcctcatattttcaaatatcttCCTACCGTTAGGATCCGTtggaaaaaattagttaaccatagataaaatacttaaccctagttagttaataaggtgaattgatCGATCTTTTTACCCTCTTCAATTAACAGTTGAGAcgtttggagggacatatttatgattGTAAAAAGGTCATTTCATTTGTAAAATAAGCAgtgttttaacggtaacaaactagatgaatatatttgaaaatattaaaacttttgtagggacaacgtATGAAAGctgaactttatagggatatatttatagtttactATGTTTACAGAGACCTGTATGAATTTAaccctttattttattataatattttattcaaacttTCAGAATTATTGCCATCAAGTTTCACGAACTAGTTTAGCTGACCAAATATTGACACATTGTTGATGTAAAAGTTATGccgcatcttaattattatcgtacaatcaatcataatacttgcacattatttttatatcaataatTTATTAACATTTAGCCAAGTAAATTAATTTATGggatttgattgtaataattctgAAAGCTTAAGTcgaaaattacaacaaattaaagtttaagtgCCAAATAGTCACATGATTTATATTTTGGGGACCATGCGTGCAActtacttcattttttttaaacttttgtggGGTTATTTGATTCTATGCGGTTACAATTGCATTGTAGCTATAATTACATATCAATTCGATTGTATCCAAACATAGCAGTTGAAGAAactaattttaaagaaaattaaaaacttgCCTAGATTATAGccttttaaacaaaataaacataaaagaTAATCCCCTCACCTCAcatataaaatgagaaaatttaattatatttttcagcagcatataatcaaataaattgcttataattataatatttatcacTAAATTCAACTAAATAAGATGCATGTAGCTAAAATTactatatttctaaatgaaTGGATCTGGAACTATACTATATTTACAATCATATCTAACCAAGTGGACTTTTAATTTCgataaaaatgcatggagacccccCAACTTTTCCATGTTCGAGTAGACAcctacatttttaattttagcattatactttttaaaaacgtaatcaaatagtttaataaccATGTCTctcaattcaaattaaattacacaACAGTTTTGACTTTTCGCATTTCATTAGAGATGATATAGctttaaaacacaaaaaaaaaaatattttttctattgtaGCACAtgaaataaaaaactataaaattgaAGATAGGTCATTCTATTCTTTAATCCtgaaataattataataacaaTAGCAAAATACAGgttttttgtcttttaaaaTTATACGAAATTATGTACAAGATATGTGATTAAATAAATTGCTCAATTAGTAACTTTGTTTGAAGTGAGAGCCTTATTGAATTATGAtgtcaaattttcaaaattaaagatttaaatATCTATTTCTAAAAGTGCTAAAGTTTAGAGGCCTTTGTACAATTTTTTCTACTTCAGTTCAAAAGAGCACCTCAacctaggggtgtaaacgagccgaacacgagcgagctggggttggctcgttaaagtatcgagccgaaaaatttagctcgtgttcggctcgtttattaacgagccaaacacgcgTGCGCTCATGAGTTGGCcaatgaacaataaattaaaaagattagattaaatatatataaaaataaatttataaaatcttatcaattagactttgatctaataattgaaactttacatataaataatttttttataattaagctcgcatttatattttattttactaaattttaataataaaaatatatattatatatataattatttatttatatataaaaatataattaaataaattatataaatgtaaatatatatgtattcgagcatTTATCGagcctagctcgtgttcggctcgtttattaaacgagctgaaaaatccagctcgtgtttggctcgtttactaaacgagcgagccaaTCTTGAggtcatttcgagccgaacacgagctggctcgcgaacagcgagctggattgccacccctaaacCTACACGCTTAAATAAAGATATACATCTTACACCCCCTCTAAGTCAATGGCCAACAATTTGTCTTttcttgtaagttttttttttatttttttaaatattaaaacttcaAAAGGTTTTCTAAACCTTAGGATCAAGAGAATGTAACATATACACCCCAGAATAAAAGGTACAGATAGTATTTCTCCATTTGAGTCGTGATCTGTACACCTGAGTATAGGGAATGTACATCTTACACGCTTGATCCAAGAGTTGATAC
Above is a genomic segment from Ananas comosus cultivar F153 linkage group 15, ASM154086v1, whole genome shotgun sequence containing:
- the LOC109721219 gene encoding calcium-transporting ATPase 1, plasma membrane-type-like, giving the protein MESYLNENFGGVKSKHSSDEVLQRWRKLCGVVKNPKRRFRFTANLSKRSEARAMKRSNQEKLRVAVLVSKAALQFIHGITLHSEYTVPAEVKAAGFEICAEELSSIVEGHDLKKLKAHGGVAGVADKLSTSTNDGLITQEDRITVRQQIYGINKFAESQARSFWVFVWEALQDMTLIILAVCALVSLIVGIATEGWPKGAHDGLGIVASILLVVFVTATSDYRQSLQFKDLDKEKKKISIQVTRDGFRQKISIYDLLPGDVVHLAIGDQVPTDGLFISGFSLLINESSLTGESEPVAVSTENPFLLSGTKVQDGSCKMLVTTVGMRTQWGKLMATLSEGGDDETPLQVKLNGVATIIGKIGLFFAVVTFAVLSEGLIRHKFRDGSYFSWSGDDALELLEFFAIAVTIVVVAVPEGLPLAVTLSLAFAMKKMMNDKALVRHLAACETMGSATTICSDKTGTLTTNHMTVVKACVCGNIKEVSNSKEAISICSDIPDSVVKILLQSIFNNTGGEVVTNQDGKLEILGTPTETALLEFGLSLGGNFQVVRKESSLIKVEPFNSLKKRMGVVLQLPGGIYHAHTKGASEIILAACDKVLDSTGNAVPLDETAVSHLKGTIESFANEALRTLCLAYMEIENGFSVGEQIPLSGYTCIGIVGIKDPVRPGVKESVAICRNAGITVRMVTGDNINTAKAIARECGILTDDGLAIEGPEFRTKSLEELNALIPKLQVMARSSPLDKHNLVKHLRTTFDEVVAVTGDGTNDAPALHEADIGLAMGIAGTEVAKESADVIILDDNFSTIVTVGKWGRSVYINIQKFVQFQLTVNVVALIVNFSSACLTGNAPLTAVQLLWVNMIMDTLGALALATEPPNNDLMKRAPVGRKGNFISNVMWRNILGQALYQFVVIWYLQTEGKGLFRLEGLNSDATLNTLIFNSFVFCQVFNEISSREMEKINVFEGILENCVFVAVIVSTVIFQFIIVQFLGDFANTTPLTFMQWFTSIFVGFLSMPIAAAVKLIPVDA